A window of Deinococcus aerophilus genomic DNA:
TCGTTTCACGCTCGGTTGTCATGCATCGCGCCTCGCTTGAGGCTCAGAAAAGATACAGGCCTACTCCCAAACTGTCAACCCCCCCATCTCCACGAAATCTTGGAAGTGCGCCTCAGCGCTGCAAAAGCACCGTTTCCTGCACCTTCAGGCCCTGCTCCAGAGCGGCGCGGGCATGCTGACGGGCAGCCTCCAGGTCATGATTCCGGTAATTGCCACACTCCAGCTCGCTGACTCCGGGAATAGGCCGGTCGTGCGCCGCCGTGTCCTGCAAAGCAGCTTTAAAGGCCGTCAGGACCCCCTGTTCATCGGGTTCGCCAATCACGGCCATATACATGCCCGTGCGGCATCCCATCGGGGAGACGTCCACCACATCCTTCAAGTGATCGCGCAGGTATCCGGCGAGCAGGTGTTCAAGCGTGTGAATGGCCGCTGGATCGATGGCCCCGGCATTGGGCTGCAGCAACCGCAGATCGTACTTGCTGATGTGGTCGCCGCGCGGCGTGGTCTTGACACCGGCGAGCCGGATATAGGGAGCCTTGACCTTGGTGTGGTCCAGATCGAACGATTCAACATTTGCCATGTCAGGCATTGTGCGCGGCATGGGCCGTGAAGAAGGTGAAGCCTTTCCCGTCATGTGCGGGGCGTGGGCCGCGACCACACAGCAGTGCCGATCCATATACTGCGCGGCGTGCTAACGCCGACCGATTCTCTTCGCCGCATGCCGTTCTGGGTCGCCCTGACATTGACCGTTGCCCTGGTCGTGGCTGATCAGCTGCTCAAGGCGTGGGCGCTGGCGAACCTTACCGCCTGCACCGCGGCACCGTGCCCTCCCCCCACGCCCTTTATTCCGGGCGTGCTGGACTGGGTCCTGACCTTCAATACCGGAGCGGCGTGGAGCATGTTCAGCGGCAGCGCCCAGCCCCTGGCCCTGGGGCGCCTGCTTGTCGGCCTGGGCCTGCTGGTCTACCTGTTCCTGCGTCCCCAGAACCGCTTTCTGACTGTGGTGCTGAGCATGATCTCGGCGGGAGCCATCGGCAACGCCATAGACGGACTGCGCTTTGGCAAGGTCACCGACATGATCCATGCTCCGCCCCTGAGCGCCATTACACGCGCGCTGGGCCAGGGTGACTTCCCCATCTTCAACATTGCCGACAGCTGCGTGGTCATGGGTACCCTGCTGCTGCTGATCGGCAGCTTCATCGCGGACCGCAAAGCCAGGAACTGAGCTGGAAACAGGCGCCCTGTGCGGCGGGCAGGCAACGAAACAAATAGAGAAACCAAAAAAATGTCCCCTCCAACAGGAAGGGACATTTCGCTGAAGCGGAAACTCAGTTCAGACCAGGCTCTTGCGGCACTTCGAGCACACGCGCAGGCGCAGGCTGACTCCGCCGCGCGTGACCTGCAGGGGCTGCAGGTTGGGCTTCTGAACACGCTTGCTGATGCCCGTGACTTTGCGGCCCACGCCGCCCGCTGCCCGCGCCTTACCCCGGCGGATCACCGAGTTCACGACAATCGGCCCCTTGCCGCATACTTCGCACACTTTCGCCATGATGTTTCTCCTTACCTGAGTCAGATTCTTCTGCTGTGACCGGGGGCCGCACGCCCCTGGGGGCTGACGCCACGCCGGCCAGAATCCGACAAGCCTTCCGACTGTAGCACACCACTCTGGCCCCCGAAAAGGCATAAAAATCCGGATGTCCCACAGGGGGCATCCGGGATTCGGAAGGCTTGAAGAGGATCAGCGCAGAACGCGCAGCGCCTTGAGAATGGCAATCAGGATAACGCTGCCGATCACGCCCCAGATGATGCTCCAGAAGCTGAAGCCGTCGCCGGCGGCGTTGGCGCCCCCGATGTTCAGCAGTCCGGCAAAGATCCACTGCGCGAGCAAAGCCCCCACAATCCCGATCAGGATGTTGGCGATCGCGCCCTGCTGAGCGTCCGTCTTCATAATCAGGCTTGCCAGCCAACCACACAGCGCACCAACCAGAATAGTAATGATCCAACCCATGATGTTGCCCTCCTGTTTCGTCCCGTTGAGTTTCAACGCGAAGTACCCGTTGTGTTGGCAGCATGAAACCCGGCCCTGAGGGCAAATGTAGATGGCGGCACTTTCTAAGAACGCGCAAAAGATTGGGTGGATATCCTACAAACTTCGGTTAAGGTTTTGCTCCAAAACGGGCCTTTTTGGTCTCATTTCTGATTCCAGATTCAGGGTTGACCCGGACCGGCAAAAGCCCTGCCGCCTGGATATTTGTCTTACTCCCGGTCCAACCCCGCGTGTGGGGACCGCTAGCATGGCCGCATTCACCGCACGGTCCCGCAGGGGGCCTGCAGCCTGGAGGCTTCTCCCTATGCCCGGACTACTGGAACGCTACCGCCCCTACCTGCCCATCACAGCCAACACCCCCAATCTGTCGCTGCATGAGGGCAGCACGCCGCTGATCCACGCGCCCGTCCTGAGCCGCCACCTGGCAGTAGAGCTGTTCCTGAAGTACGAGGGGCTGAATCCCACCGGAAGCTTCAAGGACCGGGGCATGGTCATGGCGGTTGCCAAGGCGGTCGAGGATGGAGCGGACACCGTGATCTGCGCGAGCACCGGCAACACCAGCGCCGCCGCCGCCGCCTACGCCGCACGCTCGGGCCTGAAATGCATCGTGCTGATTCCCGACGGCAACATCGCGCTGGGCAAACTGGCCCAGGCCATGGCGTATGGAGCCAGAATCGTGGCCATTCAGGGCAACTTCGACGTGGCCCTGAACCTGGTCCGCGAGATCAGCGAGAAGCATCCCATCGCGCTGGTCAACAGCGTGAACCCCTACCGCCTGGAGGGGCAGAAGACCGCCGCCTTCGAGGTTGTGGACGAACTGGGAGCCGCCCCCGACCTCCTCGCGATTCCGGTGGGCAACGCCGGCAACATCAGCGCATACTGGATGGGTTTTCGCGA
This region includes:
- a CDS encoding S-ribosylhomocysteine lyase, yielding MANVESFDLDHTKVKAPYIRLAGVKTTPRGDHISKYDLRLLQPNAGAIDPAAIHTLEHLLAGYLRDHLKDVVDVSPMGCRTGMYMAVIGEPDEQGVLTAFKAALQDTAAHDRPIPGVSELECGNYRNHDLEAARQHARAALEQGLKVQETVLLQR
- the lspA gene encoding signal peptidase II codes for the protein MPIHILRGVLTPTDSLRRMPFWVALTLTVALVVADQLLKAWALANLTACTAAPCPPPTPFIPGVLDWVLTFNTGAAWSMFSGSAQPLALGRLLVGLGLLVYLFLRPQNRFLTVVLSMISAGAIGNAIDGLRFGKVTDMIHAPPLSAITRALGQGDFPIFNIADSCVVMGTLLLLIGSFIADRKARN
- the rpmB gene encoding 50S ribosomal protein L28: MAKVCEVCGKGPIVVNSVIRRGKARAAGGVGRKVTGISKRVQKPNLQPLQVTRGGVSLRLRVCSKCRKSLV
- a CDS encoding GlsB/YeaQ/YmgE family stress response membrane protein, translated to MGWIITILVGALCGWLASLIMKTDAQQGAIANILIGIVGALLAQWIFAGLLNIGGANAAGDGFSFWSIIWGVIGSVILIAILKALRVLR
- the thrC gene encoding threonine synthase is translated as MPGLLERYRPYLPITANTPNLSLHEGSTPLIHAPVLSRHLAVELFLKYEGLNPTGSFKDRGMVMAVAKAVEDGADTVICASTGNTSAAAAAYAARSGLKCIVLIPDGNIALGKLAQAMAYGARIVAIQGNFDVALNLVREISEKHPIALVNSVNPYRLEGQKTAAFEVVDELGAAPDLLAIPVGNAGNISAYWMGFREYHTHGKMDNLPRMWGFQAAGAAPLARGLDRVDNPETIATAIRIGAPASAHLARAAVSQSGGLFDLVTDDEIMEAYALIAGEGVFCEPASAAPVAGLLKLHAAGKLRAGQRVVAVLTGNGLKDPSSAMRNVVPPVAVEARLERVMEGIL